AACTCTCTACTAGAAGATGGATTCATACGAATTAACTTCACTTTGGAAAAAGACTCTTTCCAATCAAGGAAATGAAGATCCATATTCGAGTCACAGAGATTTATTGAGGAATACGTATATCTCCTTTCGAAAAAAAGCTAAAGTGCTAGCCAGTGAAATAAGTAGAAGTCTACCTTTTTTTACCGTCCACGATATTACGCACATTGATGCCTTATGGGATACAGCAGATCTTTTGGTAAATAAGAACTACTTTCTCACTCCTACGGAAGCATTTATTTTAGGAAGCGCTTTTTTAATACATGATCTTGGAATGGGACTAGCTGCATATCAAGACGGAAGTGCTCAACTCAGGAATCATCAAATTTGGAAAGATACAATAGCAGCTGGTTTGAAAAAAAATGGATTTCCAATTGACACACCGATTGAAAAGATTGAAGTTGAAATATTAAAAGAAGCTGACGAAGCAGTATTACGTGACCTTCATGCTAAACATGCACTAGAACTAGCACTCAAGCCATTTTATTATGAAGGAAACCAATATTATTTAATCGATGATCCAGAGATAAGAGAAGCTTTTGGTTATTATATTGGCCAAGTTGCATACAGTCATTGGTGGGATATTGATAAAGTAGAAACAGAACTCCGCCAAGAAATAGGAGTATCAGGATTATTCCCTCAAAATTGGTCGATTGATTTGCTTAAATTAGCTTGCCTCATCCGTGCTGCTGATGCCGCTCAAATTGATGACAGGCGTGCTCCACTATTTTTAAAAATTATCAGAAAACCGTTAGGCTATTCAAAAACTCATTGGGACTTTCAAAGCAAACTAAACCAACCTACAAAAATTAATAGTAGATTAAGATATACTTCAAAATCTCCGTTTAAAAAAAAGGAAGCAGAAAGCTTTTGGACGTGCTATGAAATACTGCAAGTTATTGACAAAGAATTAAATGATGTTGATTCAATATTAGCATCAATAAGGCCTGATTTAAGACTTGATGTGTTCGGAGTCGAAGGTATAGGAGCTTTACACCATCTCACTAGAACTGTAAAAACTGAAGGATGGACACCGATTGATACTTCTCTAACGGTAAGTAATGTGGCAGAATTAGTTGCAAATCTAGGAGGGCATCAACTTTATTCAGGCAATAAATATGTAGCAATACGTGAATTAATTCAAAATAGTATTGATGCTGTACACGCTAGGCGGTTTTTAGACAACCATTCCCAAGATTGGGGTGATATCACCATTTCATTTGGAGAAGACCAATATGGCTGCTTTATTGAGGTTGAAGATAATGGAATAGGTATGTCCACTAATGTTTTAACAAAACCCTTTCTTGACTTCGGCAAAACATTTTGGAATTCATCGTCAATGCACGGTGAACTACCTGGGCTACAAGCATCAAATTTCAAACCTATAGGTAAATATGGTATAGGCTTTTACTCAACATTTATGCTTGGCTCGAAAGTTAAGGTCATAACTAGAAGATACGATAAAGGTAGAAACGAGACAATTGTCCTAGAATTCACTGATGGAGTAAAAGCTAGACCCCTATTAAGACCTGCTCAAGTAGATGAGCAATTGAAAGATGGAGGCACTAAGATCAGAGTTTGGCTTGTTGATTTCACCTCCTTTCAAACAGATTCCGATCGCTTTTTAAAGCCCAGAAATTATGCTAACCTTGATACCCTCGAATCTGAATTAAAAATATTATGCCCTGCCTTGAGTGTAAACCTCCATCTTAATGTTAGTGATATTAAGCGCACTATTATAAAAGCAAATGATTGGGAGACTATAGACCCTTTATCATTCTTCTTTCGCCTTAATAAAAAAGAGGATTACGACCTTAAAGACGCTAATACTAAGGAAGAGATCAACCTCTATTTAAATAACATTAGGTTAATTAAAAATGAGAATGGCGAAACGATTGGAAGAGCATTTCTGTGCAAAAATGATTTTTTTGTCTTTGACAGTGATTTAACACATGGCATCATAGCAGTTGGTGGAATAAGAAGTAACAGAATGAATGGTATTGGCGGCATATTACTAGGTGAATCAATCAACGCTGCAAGAGATTTAGCAATACCAATAGCAAATGGCCTCCCTCTTCAAAAATGGGCTACTGAACAAGCGGAACTCTTATCAAAATTAAAGCATCATTTTGATGAATATGACTTATTAAATTTTTCAAATATAATTACAAAGCTTGGAGGAGACGTGAAAGACTTGCCTATCTGTTTTCTAAACGAAAGGGCAATAAGTTCCCAAGAACTCTTAGCATACTTGATTAATGAGGATAGTGATAATGTTACAATTTTGGAAAATAAAATAGATCAATCTATTATACCAGAATCTTTAAAATTATTTAGAATACACAACAATTTGACAACTTCTATTGTAAAAGCAAAAACAGGATTAGAGTCTATAAGTTGGCCAGCAAATAATACTATTGACTGGTATCTTTCTCAGTTAGAGGGGCTGTTTGCCCAAATACTTTTGGTAGCATGGAATATTTCAGAATTTGATGAAGTAGTTGTTAAAGCTGGCTTGCTTCACAAAAATAACAAATTAACTATAACTTTAACTGATAACAATGGCGAACCACTTGAAGTTCAAGCTTATTCAATATTAAAGCCTTCTGTGAGTACATAGTTAGCTCATATCAGCCTATCGACGTAATAATATCAAAACTTAAATAGGGCATGAATATTAGGATGCAAGAAGTATTGCTTATATTATTAAAAAGCTTTACCATCACAAAGGATCATATATCAAAAAAACAAGTAGCATCAACATTTGAAGAATCTATTGATTTAAATATATCTTAGAAAAATGAATGCAATTCAAAAGATATTTGATTCAATTATTGAAGAAACAATCACATTAGAAAAACTTTCTGAAATATTTGTCAGAGAAAAATTAAAAAAGCTGAATATCACTTTAAGCGATGAAAAAATCAATGAATTACTTAACACTATTAAGAACGGTGAAGATAAAGAGCTCTTTATTAATCATACAATTAATGGTATCGAGCAAAGGATTAATTTACTTGATAATGAAGATGATACAGATGAAATTGTGATGCCAATTGTTGAAAATGCCATACTTAGAACAAGCGAATCGTTAAAAAGAAAGTACGTAAAAATACTCTTAAACCGTTTTGATAAAGAGGCCAGCTATAAACTGAAGAATTATTTGAATAGTAATATAGAATTCGAAACATATTTAAAAAGTATTTGGGGGGAAGCGATTGACCTTCTCGAGCTATTCATTAATGTTATTGTAGAGACAGGAGCGGCTTTTACAGAAGAATATGAGAAAAATACTGATATTGAGCAAGATTTTGTATATGAGGCAGCTGCTAGATTGCATGCCCGTTCCTGCCAGATTGCATACGAAATACTTACTTTAATTAAAGCAGGCTATGCTAATGGGGCTCATGCACGTTGGCGTTCTTTACATGAATTCTCTGTGATATTATTTTTCATTAAAGAGAAAGGTCAAGATGTTGCTGAACGCTTTTTAAAACATGTACACATAGAGAACTACAAAGCTGCTGAAGAACACCAGAAGAATTATATTAAATTAAATAAACTGCCAATTTCTGAGATAGACATGAATAAACTGAAAATAGATTATGAATCGTGCATTCAAAAGTATGGGCAGTCATTCAGTGGAGATTATGGTTGGGCGGTTTCGGCACTTAACGCTAAAAGACTCACTTTTAAAGATATTGAATCTCATGTTTCTTTATCACATTTGCGCCCTAATTATAAAAAAGCCAGTTCCAATGTACACGTTTCATCAAAAGGACTACTTTCAAAATTAAATTTAGAACCGGTAAGGAATAATCTACTTTCTGTTGGCCCAAGTATCTTTGGACTTGTTGAACCTTCTCATTCATTAGCAGTTTCACTTTCGCAGGTTACTACAGCATATTTACTCTTAAAGCCTAATATTGATCATTTAGCTATTTGTGAATTTATTTCTAAAATAGAAAAAGACATCAGAAAAAAACTTATAGCAGCTGAATGGAAATTAGTTGAATTCAACAAAACGTGATCTTTATTTTGGTTGAGTTAGCAAGGCCTTACTTCTCCCATTCTTATTTTTGATAAGCGTATCTTTATCTAAAGTTACAGGCAAAACTTTTGATGATTTATATATTTTGTAAATACTATCTAACTTCGATTCTAATTTAGTCACCACTTTTTCATTCTTTTCTCCCTTACTACTTATATAAAAAGAATAACCTAAGCTTATTGCTGAAACAACTAGTGAGAACAGGGAAATAGTTGAAGCGCGTATATTTGCTTTTTTCTCTTGAATTTCCAGCCTATCTTTTTCTTCTTGCCTTATTCTCTCCTTGAAATAATCAATTTGAATACCCTGAGACGCTAACTCAGCTCCTTTATTCGAAATTTGTATTTCGTACTTTACATTTTTCTGTTGATCATCAATTATGTGAAGTGATTGTTTATAAACCTTAATCAACTGCTCTTTTCTCAAAAATTCTATAGTTTTTCTAATCTCGTTTCTTTTCCATCCCAGTGTAGGGATATCAACAGAAGAGACTACAATTCTTCCATATATAGTTTGGCCACTAAAGCTTTTATGATGAGTTTTATAAGCTTTCCCAAGAACTTGGCTCATTCCAAATAATTCATTTTCTGTAAAGCTCTTTTCTCTCTTCCTGAATAACTTTTCGTATAACTTGGTTTTTCGCTTCATCAAAGTAACTTGTACTACTTTCATTTCAGTATTGGTTAAGGTGTATACTGCCATTTAATGAGTTTCTCAATTAATTTAGAACTTTCAATTATCAAAAAAACTTTTAATACAAAACTATAGAAAGAAGGTAGAAGGAAATTATGGTCTAATTAAACACAATATTGTTCATATTATGTTAATTATAATACGTCTAGCGAATAAGTCACCTTATCCCCTCACATTAAAATATTATTAATATCTGCATCTCACTTCAGCTTTTACTTAATTTAATTTTATATTGTCTTAATCGTAGCTTTTTTTCTTAATCTTAAGTGTGCCTTTTGGCAGCTTTGGCAGCAAAAAGATGCATCCACCCTTCTTGCTTCAAACTCATTTTCACAGTATAAGCATTTTTTTTTATAAAACATGCCGATTGTAACTTCTGTATAAATACCAAGCCTATAATCGCAACGGTCAATTTCTTTGTTTTTTTGAACAGAGCTGAAACCATAGTTTCGTAAACCATTTTTACCTTGTTCGATTTTTTCGTTTTTCATTTTGTGTACGCGTTAACGACTCGTTAGTGATTCGTAAATGGTGTGTCATATCGTCAAACTACTTCAAAAACTACCCCGAAATCTACCCTAAAAACTACTGCTGCATATAGTAAGTATTATAGTCTTTATAAGAAGCGTATAGATATGAGCAGTTGGTAACTGACAAGCCATACTGCTTTAGTTTCTCAAGTGCTTTCTTCCCGGCAGCGTCATTGTCGAAAAAGGCGTTCACACTTCGACATTGGTCAAGTGCTGGCAAAGTCTCTTTTAGCAAGGAAAGCGAATTCAGGATGATTGTTGAGTTGTTTAAACGGTTTGCGTTGTGATGTTGACAGCAGGACAGAAAATCAAAAACA
This Larkinella insperata DNA region includes the following protein-coding sequences:
- a CDS encoding HD domain-containing protein, which codes for MDSYELTSLWKKTLSNQGNEDPYSSHRDLLRNTYISFRKKAKVLASEISRSLPFFTVHDITHIDALWDTADLLVNKNYFLTPTEAFILGSAFLIHDLGMGLAAYQDGSAQLRNHQIWKDTIAAGLKKNGFPIDTPIEKIEVEILKEADEAVLRDLHAKHALELALKPFYYEGNQYYLIDDPEIREAFGYYIGQVAYSHWWDIDKVETELRQEIGVSGLFPQNWSIDLLKLACLIRAADAAQIDDRRAPLFLKIIRKPLGYSKTHWDFQSKLNQPTKINSRLRYTSKSPFKKKEAESFWTCYEILQVIDKELNDVDSILASIRPDLRLDVFGVEGIGALHHLTRTVKTEGWTPIDTSLTVSNVAELVANLGGHQLYSGNKYVAIRELIQNSIDAVHARRFLDNHSQDWGDITISFGEDQYGCFIEVEDNGIGMSTNVLTKPFLDFGKTFWNSSSMHGELPGLQASNFKPIGKYGIGFYSTFMLGSKVKVITRRYDKGRNETIVLEFTDGVKARPLLRPAQVDEQLKDGGTKIRVWLVDFTSFQTDSDRFLKPRNYANLDTLESELKILCPALSVNLHLNVSDIKRTIIKANDWETIDPLSFFFRLNKKEDYDLKDANTKEEINLYLNNIRLIKNENGETIGRAFLCKNDFFVFDSDLTHGIIAVGGIRSNRMNGIGGILLGESINAARDLAIPIANGLPLQKWATEQAELLSKLKHHFDEYDLLNFSNIITKLGGDVKDLPICFLNERAISSQELLAYLINEDSDNVTILENKIDQSIIPESLKLFRIHNNLTTSIVKAKTGLESISWPANNTIDWYLSQLEGLFAQILLVAWNISEFDEVVVKAGLLHKNNKLTITLTDNNGEPLEVQAYSILKPSVST
- a CDS encoding DUF5677 domain-containing protein; this encodes MNAIQKIFDSIIEETITLEKLSEIFVREKLKKLNITLSDEKINELLNTIKNGEDKELFINHTINGIEQRINLLDNEDDTDEIVMPIVENAILRTSESLKRKYVKILLNRFDKEASYKLKNYLNSNIEFETYLKSIWGEAIDLLELFINVIVETGAAFTEEYEKNTDIEQDFVYEAAARLHARSCQIAYEILTLIKAGYANGAHARWRSLHEFSVILFFIKEKGQDVAERFLKHVHIENYKAAEEHQKNYIKLNKLPISEIDMNKLKIDYESCIQKYGQSFSGDYGWAVSALNAKRLTFKDIESHVSLSHLRPNYKKASSNVHVSSKGLLSKLNLEPVRNNLLSVGPSIFGLVEPSHSLAVSLSQVTTAYLLLKPNIDHLAICEFISKIEKDIRKKLIAAEWKLVEFNKT